A single genomic interval of Dysidea avara chromosome 6, odDysAvar1.4, whole genome shotgun sequence harbors:
- the LOC136258340 gene encoding uncharacterized protein aq_987-like, with protein MAQSEQQGSDAPTLQSQLIINLRDISDDMVKAWQGAFKGEKYKNVKISEGDIFKGGPEADAIVSPANSFGFMDGGIDLAYSLHFGWQMQERLQEYLRKHYDGELPMGCAVIIPAYSDQLDLSTLSLDNDVNGGKPIKYLVSAPTMRVPLDVSDTVNAYLAFRCILREVLAHNATAAERKVPPINSILCPGLGTAVGCMPHEKAAMQMRIAYDAIILRTETHVLHPEHLYNCMHHHSKMVKGSDSDSEDDQ; from the exons ATGGCACAGTCGGAGCAGCAAGGATCTGACGCTCCTACTTTGCAATCTCAGCTGATTATTAACCTCAGAGACATTAGTGATGATATGGTCAAAGCATGGCAAGGTGCGTTTAAGGGGGAGAAATACAAGAACGTAAAA ATCAGTGAAGGAGACATCTTTAAGGGTGGACCGGAGGCAGACGCTATA GTGTCCCCTGCTAACAGTTTTGGATTCATGGATGGTGGAATAGACTTGGCATACTCTTTACACTTTGGCTGGCAAAT GCAAGAAAGACTACAGGAATACTTGAGGAAACATTATGATGGGGAATTGCCAATG GGATGTGCAGTGATCATCCCGGCCTATTCTGACCAATTAGATCTCAGTACTCTATCACTAgacaatgatgttaatggcgGCAAGCCCATTAAATATCTTGTGTCAGCACCAACAATGAGAGTACCACTGGATGTTAGTGACACTGTGAACGCCTACCTGGCCTTCCGGTGTATCCTACGAGAAG TTCTGGCTCACAATGCCACTGCTGCTGAAAGGAAGGTTCCACCTATCAACTCCATCCTGTGCCCTGGACTGGGGACAGCTGTTGGATGCATGCCACATGAAAAAGCAGCAATGCAG ATGAGGATAGCTTATGATGCTATCATACTGAGAACAGAAACTCATGTACTTCATCCAGAACATCTCTACAATTGCATGCATCATCATTCCAAGATGGTGAAGG GAAGTGATTCTGATTCTGAAGATGACCAATAA